TCCCGGTTGGTCATCATCTGCGCGTGTCGTCCCCCCGTCACAGGGCACTTTACCCCACTATCCTTGTTTTGGTCACTCATAACTTCTCCTTACACTATATAATTGGTCGTTAATCTCTTCGTCAACATCGGTGTGGCATCCACCATCGACCTTGACAACAGAAATAGTCAGAAATAGTCTATGTTTAGACAGTGTATCGCCACAAGGCAAAAAAAGAGTCATTGCCTCCTCCGCCTGCCTCGCATTATCACTTGAAACTCAAGGACCTCGAAATCCTTGAGTTTCTTCTTTTCTTTAACCTCCAACTGATCCCAGGGAATGTCATATATATCGCCAGTATCTTCATCAATGAAGTGATGGTGCTTCTGAACATTGGGATCGAAAACAACGGCACCTTCCTTAAGCGTCTGCATTCCAATGAGGCCTTTCTCGACGAGAAGGTTCAGCGTGTTGTAAACGGTGGCACGAGAAACGGTCGGGCACTTCCGTCGAGCGGAGATGAGGACATCATCCGCAGTCGGGTGGGCTTTGGTGTACAGCACACATTCAACAACGGCAATTCTCTGAGGCGTCGGCTGAATATCATACAGTCGCAAGATCGAGATGGCATCCTTCATGAGTTTAGATTATGTAACAAATTAGACAATGTCAAGGACAAAATTAGCAGAATGTATGTCGTCAGGAAATTTGGACACACATGCTGCGGCAGGTCGGTCGCAACCCGGCTGCATCTACACCGCTTCCGGGACAGCCATGAAGTGTAGACTAAGAACCGTAACACACCAATTCTGGTGTGAGATTTCATCTTAACACCCCAAATACCGAATCCCATACACCTTTTGTCCGAGCACTCATTCCCGCCGTCCGCCAAATTCACTACCGATCTTCCACTATTCGCTTATCCGCACCACTTACCGACATCGAGCCGACACAAAATCTCCCTCGGAGAAGAACAAAAAGACACAAAATGACAAAACGAACCCAAATTCGTCAAGGAGATGGCAAAACTCCAATGGTGGCGGGAATGTCAGTATTGGCACCTGTTAGGTGCGGCACAAATAGGGTATGGGCCGGAGACATCCGTGACAGAACAATCCGGGGACATGGTTTACAGGTTGAAAATCTGTGCCACACCTGAAAGGTGTGAATTGTTCGTTATGCACTGTGCACCATCGGACAAGTCCTCCGAAAGGTCGCACCTGTTAGGTGCGGCACAAAGAGAAAACGGCACACGTCCACGTGTGCCGTTTACAGTTGGCTCGGAAATGAGAACGGGCTCAGTCGGCAGTCTCTGCAGCGGCGCGGCCCCTGGGAGCGGGGGCGGTACCGAGTTGCTCTTTCACGCGCGCCAGGATCTCGTCGGCGACTTTGGTGTTCTCTTCGATAAACCGTCGCGCGTTCTCGCGTCCCTGGCCCAGACGGTCGGAGTTGTAGCTGAACCAGGAGCCAGACTTTTCGATGATGTTGTAGTTCACCGCCATGTCCAGAAGTTCACCCGACCGGCTGATCCCCTTGCCGTAGATGATATCGAACTCCGCCTCGCGGAACGGCGGCGCAACTTTGTTTTTCACCACGCGAACGCGCGTGCGGGAGCCAACCACTTCTTCGCCTTCCTTGATCGAGGCGATGCGGCGGATATCCAACCGGGTGGTGGCATAGAATTTCAGAGCGTTGCCACCGGTGGTAGTCTCGGGATTGCCAAACATTACCCCGATCTTCATACGAATCTGGTTGATGAAGATTATTGCGGTGTGCGATTTGGCGGTGATGGCGGTCAGTTTACGGAGCGCCTGCGACATGAGACGCGCCTGGAGCCCCATGTGGCTGTCCCCCATTTCTCCCTCGATCTCCGACTTCGGTGTCAGCGCGGCCACCGAGTCGATCACGACAATGTCAACTGCGCTGGAACGAACGAGCGTTTCGGTGATTTCGAGCGCCTGTTCGCCGTTGTCCGGCTGGGAGATCAACAAGTTGGTGAGATCGACCCCAAGCGCTTTGGCGTAGTTGGCATCGAGTGCATGCTCGGCATCGATGAACGCCGCCACGCCGCCCGCTTTCTGCGCCTCGGCGATGACGTGGAGTGTCAGCGTGGTTTTTCCAGATGCCTCCGGTCCGAATATCTCGGTCACCCGTCCGCGCGGAATGCCCCCCACACCGAGCGCGTGGTCCAGCCCGAGCGAACCGCTGGGAATTACTTCGATTTCCATGACCGTACCGTCGCCGAGCCGCATGATCGAGCCCTTGCCGAACGACCGTTCGATCTGCGTCAGCGCCGCATCGAGCGCCTTCTTCCTGTCAGGCAGGGTGCTGGTGGTAGCCATCTCCGCCTTCCCTTTCTTTATCTCTATCTTCTTGCTTTCCATGATCGCAATCTATCCTCACAACCATCCAAATATATCACATTTCCGTCGGGCTTAACATAGTTTCCCCCACTGACAGGGTCTGTCAGTCAAAAGCGATGGATTGGGGGCAATCGCAAAAAATAGCCCGCAGCCGCCACCGGCCCAGAATCTGGCGGTGATAAGGCTTGGGCGGAATCTGGCGTGCGGTTCGCCCAGCCCCCAAGTCACCTGTTTCGACAAAAAGGCGGACGTTTCGCCAAACTGTGCAAGGGGTTACAACTTTGGAACTCCGACCATTAACCTCCACGATTCGCAGCGTTTTTGGTACTGGTAACACATTGACCGACAATACGATATATCGTATGCTCCTAACGGAAACCGGTAGCACAAATGGCATGGCAATTGCTCCGCAAGCGGTGACTTGGTAACTACTCGAAACAGGGTTAGCTTTTAATAGAGGTCCCATGAAGAAGACTCTGCTCCTCACATTCATTGTCGCGGTTTTAATGGTGCCATCGGCGTTTGCCGTGCCGCGCCTTCAACTTTATATCCCCGGAGCTACGTACGATAATGCCAGTGATACGTGGGTTACTCCGGACCAGGATTTTGAGCTCTGGGTGGTGGCGGCCAAGCTGAACCGCGGCGAGCTCTTTAACGTCAATCTGGTGGCTTCGCTGGCGTCCGGCCAGGCGGCGGTTGATGGCGGCCTGCAGATCACTAATGCCGCCAATGTCACCACGACCTTTGATGCCGCAGATTTCCTCTATGGCACGCCGCCGTCCACTGGGGACGATGCCGGTGTCATGCCTCCGCACGGAATTTTCCCAACCAACTACACTGAGATGCTGGTGACCAGCCAGACTAGTTCGCCGTACGTTGGCGTGTATGATTATGTCGATCCGGATGACCCGGACACGGGATTTGACAATTTCGGCAACATCTATCGGTTCAACATCCACACCTCTTACAGCTACTTGCACTTCGACGCTTACGGGTTTTACCGTGATGTCGATGGGCGCTTCATCAAGGCCCCGTTCTCGCACGATGCCGAGTCCGGCAAGACACCGGTTCCCGAACCTGCGACCATGCTCCTAATGGGTCTTGGTCTGGCCGGCGCCGGCGTGGTGAGGAAGTTCAAGAAGTAAACCCCCGCTTTAGTAATACCCTTCCAGGGGCGGTTCCGCAAGGGACCGCCTTATTTTTTGCCTAAAGACCGCTTCGATGAGATGCGTCGTCAGGGTAGAGGTTGCAGTTGGGCCTGATGAAGCGACTGGTAGATCGGCCCTTGCGGCGTCAGGGTGGAACGGAACAATATCACTCGGTCGAAATCGACGGCGACAGGTGTAATGCGATACGACTGCAAATAGTCGGTTAGCGGTGTCAGGTTATGCTGGTCTTTCACGCGACCCAGCGTCAGATGCACCTTGAACATTTTGTTGTCCGGTTCGAATCCAAACTCACGCACTGACTTTTCGATGTCGACGTTCATCTCGGCGAGCAGGTCCGCATTCCGGTGCAGTCCCACCCAGATCACATTTGGTCGTTTGATATTGGGAAACACGCCAAGCCGATCGATGTTGGAGCGGACAATCAAATGGTGTGCGGCGAGATCATCGATCGCCCTCTGGAGTTTCGGCACCAGCGCTTCTTCGGTATCGCCGAGGAACCGCAGCGTGAGATGGATCAGGTGTGCATCCACCCACTTGACCGAGCCCCCTTTGGCGCGAAGGTCCGCGATGAGTTTCGCAAGGTACTCCTCGACCGACTTCGGAAGCGGCAAGGCAATGAACAACCGCATCATGTGATATCGAGAATCTCCCGCCGAAGCATGTCAAGTGCGGCGAACACCGCCCGTGAGCGATTGTACTCCCGGTTAGAACCGAACTGGAATGTCTGAGCATATGATCCATGCGCCGAGGCCAGTCCGATCCAAACCAGTCCGACCGGCTTGTCATCGGTGCCGCCGTCGGGGCCAGCGATACCGGTGATTGAGAGCGCATAATCGGCATGCAGTCGTTTCCGGCATCCGGCCGCCATGGCCATCGCGCACTGTTCGGAGACCGCGCCGTGTTCGATAAGGATTTTCTCGTCGACATCGAGCAACTCGGTCTTCGCTTCGTTGGCGTAGGCCAGAACGCCGCCAAGGAAATAGCGCGACGCGCCTGGTATGGCGGTGATGGTCATGCCGAGTTCACCGGCAGTGCATGATTCCGCGACCGCCAGCGTTCTGTCGTTGTCGAGGAGAAGCTGCCCTACTGCGCTTTCGAGCGTGTCATCGTCACGGCCGTAGATAAACTTGCCGCACACCGAATCCAGATACCGGGTGAGATTCTGGGCCTTCTCTGCGGCCTGGGATTCGTCGTCGGCCTGGGCGATGATGCGGAGGTCCACGCCGCGTGGTGACGGCAGATAGGCCAGCCGCACTCCCGGCTCCAGTTTAAGATTGGGGATGATCATTTCTGCCAGCCGTGATTCGATCAAGCCGAATGTCCGGAGCTTGACAACTTTCAACGGTTTGCCGGTTTTCAGCGCTTTTAGGTATGGCAATACCTCATCGGTGATTATCTGACGCATTTCCGACGGAACGCCCGGCAGCGAGATGAAGATCTTGCCGTCCTCGGCAATGTTTATACCAACAGCAGAACCGTGCTTGTTCGGGAAAATACGAGCCCCTTGCGGGAGCAGCGCCTGATTCTGGTTGATGGCCGGCATCTCCAGCCCCCGCCGCGCATATCGCTTCTTGATATCTTCGAGAATCTCCTCTTGAAACACGAGATTCCGTTTGAACACCTTGACGATCGCGCGCTTGGTGAGGTCGTCGTCGGTGGGGCCGAGACCGCCCGTGGTGATGACGATCTGGCAGCGCTTGAGCGCAAGCCGGAACGCCTCTTCCATTGCTTCGACATTGTCGCCGACCGAGGTCTTGAATTTTACCGCCAACCCGATGTCCATCAGCCGGGAGGCGATAAACGATGCGTTGGTGTCGATCGTGTGGCCGGTGATGATCTCGTCACCGATCGTGATTATTTCAACATCCATATCGATCTCCGCGCCTAAAGTACCGGTCAGAAACGGTCCAGCGCAAAGAGAATTATCTGTGTCAGGATATTGGCCTGGACTCCAGCCACGACATCATCCATGGTCACCCCCCATCCGGCCGGGAGCTTTTCGGATTGGGCTGCAGGCGGAAGTTTGACGACATCGAAAAGCCGGAACGCCACAAAGGCGATCAGGTAAGCTGTGAGCGTGTGTTTCACGAACAAGACGGCTATTGCCATGCCGGCCCATTCATCGATGACGATCTTCTTGGAGTCGTGGCCGTAAACACTTTCGGCTTCGGTGGACAACCAGACTGAGACGAGAAAAAGAATCACGGTGGCAATCACGGCAACAGTTGTGGAGTAACCGAATAAGAACCAGACCAGTACCCAGGCCGGTAGAGTTCCGACCGTTCCAGGCACGGCGGGGGACAGCCCGGTGTACAGGCCGGTGGCGAACAGTTTGACGATAAATGCTTTCAATAAAAATCCTATTTGAGCACGCTTTTTATCATGAAGAAATACTTGATCACGTAGTCAACCCCGGTCCAGATGGTCACAACCGCCGTGATCCACATCAGGGCGTTGAAATAGAACAGGTGGTCGAACTTGCCGAGCGGACCGATGCCGGTGCCGAAGTGATACAGAGTGGCGACCAGGCAGATATAGGTCATTACGAC
This sequence is a window from Candidatus Zixiibacteriota bacterium. Protein-coding genes within it:
- a CDS encoding competence/damage-inducible protein A — protein: MDVEIITIGDEIITGHTIDTNASFIASRLMDIGLAVKFKTSVGDNVEAMEEAFRLALKRCQIVITTGGLGPTDDDLTKRAIVKVFKRNLVFQEEILEDIKKRYARRGLEMPAINQNQALLPQGARIFPNKHGSAVGINIAEDGKIFISLPGVPSEMRQIITDEVLPYLKALKTGKPLKVVKLRTFGLIESRLAEMIIPNLKLEPGVRLAYLPSPRGVDLRIIAQADDESQAAEKAQNLTRYLDSVCGKFIYGRDDDTLESAVGQLLLDNDRTLAVAESCTAGELGMTITAIPGASRYFLGGVLAYANEAKTELLDVDEKILIEHGAVSEQCAMAMAAGCRKRLHADYALSITGIAGPDGGTDDKPVGLVWIGLASAHGSYAQTFQFGSNREYNRSRAVFAALDMLRREILDIT
- the recA gene encoding recombinase RecA, translating into MATTSTLPDRKKALDAALTQIERSFGKGSIMRLGDGTVMEIEVIPSGSLGLDHALGVGGIPRGRVTEIFGPEASGKTTLTLHVIAEAQKAGGVAAFIDAEHALDANYAKALGVDLTNLLISQPDNGEQALEITETLVRSSAVDIVVIDSVAALTPKSEIEGEMGDSHMGLQARLMSQALRKLTAITAKSHTAIIFINQIRMKIGVMFGNPETTTGGNALKFYATTRLDIRRIASIKEGEEVVGSRTRVRVVKNKVAPPFREAEFDIIYGKGISRSGELLDMAVNYNIIEKSGSWFSYNSDRLGQGRENARRFIEENTKVADEILARVKEQLGTAPAPRGRAAAETAD
- a CDS encoding choice-of-anchor N protein; translated protein: MKKTLLLTFIVAVLMVPSAFAVPRLQLYIPGATYDNASDTWVTPDQDFELWVVAAKLNRGELFNVNLVASLASGQAAVDGGLQITNAANVTTTFDAADFLYGTPPSTGDDAGVMPPHGIFPTNYTEMLVTSQTSSPYVGVYDYVDPDDPDTGFDNFGNIYRFNIHTSYSYLHFDAYGFYRDVDGRFIKAPFSHDAESGKTPVPEPATMLLMGLGLAGAGVVRKFKK
- a CDS encoding transcriptional repressor codes for the protein MKDAISILRLYDIQPTPQRIAVVECVLYTKAHPTADDVLISARRKCPTVSRATVYNTLNLLVEKGLIGMQTLKEGAVVFDPNVQKHHHFIDEDTGDIYDIPWDQLEVKEKKKLKDFEVLEFQVIMRGRRRRQ
- a CDS encoding phosphatidylglycerophosphatase A yields the protein MKAFIVKLFATGLYTGLSPAVPGTVGTLPAWVLVWFLFGYSTTVAVIATVILFLVSVWLSTEAESVYGHDSKKIVIDEWAGMAIAVLFVKHTLTAYLIAFVAFRLFDVVKLPPAAQSEKLPAGWGVTMDDVVAGVQANILTQIILFALDRF
- the thpR gene encoding RNA 2',3'-cyclic phosphodiesterase — protein: MMRLFIALPLPKSVEEYLAKLIADLRAKGGSVKWVDAHLIHLTLRFLGDTEEALVPKLQRAIDDLAAHHLIVRSNIDRLGVFPNIKRPNVIWVGLHRNADLLAEMNVDIEKSVREFGFEPDNKMFKVHLTLGRVKDQHNLTPLTDYLQSYRITPVAVDFDRVILFRSTLTPQGPIYQSLHQAQLQPLP